A portion of the Cryptomeria japonica chromosome 5, Sugi_1.0, whole genome shotgun sequence genome contains these proteins:
- the LOC131876114 gene encoding uncharacterized protein LOC131876114: protein MPLKNAGTTREIQELKEKNTRLQEYYNALLARLEALETTQRRNVDVGDVSKEEEGDKEFHEAKEETEEQIDPEERRTLRLLKAIKGDKYKVRGDIPMYDGSFKEEELLDWIAAMDAYFDGEGIPDEQKVRLAKTKLKGHALLWWDHEEANRRKRGKTKVTSWDWMVAKIKGNFLPKDYEIQLYKRLQGLRQKEQDVKAYTDEFLKLSIRSSREEDEVVKVARYLGGLRFNIQDELVVANPSNVKECYQLALKVEEKMKRRQDKDTRGRGNSNGRGRGTFSSHKPNNEEEGDKGKEQSFSDFRGGFGGNRGRFGRGFNQFSRRCYNYNEYGHPSFKCPEKGATSSSSSRRVAYAQEEEVSDSPKAIVCTGEVGSSDNMVSNEMVEKFQLERVPHKNPYKVSWYNDDISFLVKERARVDFQIGEYKESVLCDVLPMECSHILLGRPWKYDNRTLYNGRENTYTLDKSGVQYTLLPMSEDVKGKGNTVMFGKKTLVQAKKFF from the exons ATGCCTCTGAAGAATGCAGGCACAACAAGGGAGatccaagaattgaaggagaagaacACAAGGTTACAAGAGTACTATAATGCCCTCCTAGCAAGGCTGGAAGCCTTGGAGACTACTCAGAGAAGAAATGTTGATGTAGGGGATGTTAGTaaagaagaggaaggagataaaGAGTTCCATGAGGCAAAGGAAGAAACTGAAGAGCAGATAGACCCTGAAGAACGAAGAACACTCAGACTTCTTAAGGCAATAAAAGGAGACAAGTACAAGGTAAGGGGTGATATACCAATGTATGATGGTAGTTTTAAAGAGGAAGAACTTTTGGATTGGATAGCAGCAatggatgcttattttgatggaGAAGGCATACCTGATGAACAAAAGGTCAGATTGGCAAAGACAAAACTCAAGGGACATGCACTCCTATGGTGGGATCATGAAGAAGCTAATAGAAGAAAGAGAGGAAAGACCAAGGTTACTTCTTGGGATTGGATGGTGGCTAAAATAAAAGGTAATTtccttcctaaagactatgaaattcaattgtATAAGAGATTGCAAGGGTTAAGGCAAAAGGAACAAGATGTTAAGGCATATACTGATGAATTTTTAAAGTTGAGTATAAGGTCTAgtagagaagaagatgaagttgttaaGGTTGCTAGATACCTAGGAGGTTTGAGATTTAATATTCAAGATGAGTTGGTTGTGGCTAACCCCAGTAATGTCAAGGAATGTTATCAATTAGCtctcaaggtggaagaaaagatgaagagaagacaaGATAAGGATACAAGAGGTAGAGGCAATAGCAATGGTAGGGGTAGAGGTACATTTTCTTCACATAAACCAAACAATGAGGAAGAAGGTGATAAAGGTAAAGAGCAGTCATTTTCTGATTTTAGAGGTGGTTTTGGTGGtaatagaggtagatttggtaggGGTTTTAACCAATTTTCAAGGAGATGTTACAACTATAATGAGTATGGGCATCCTTCTTTCAAATGTCCTGAGAAGggagcaacatcatcatcatcctctagaaggGTTGCAtatgctcaagaggaagaggtTAGTGATAGTCCAAAGGCAATTGTGTGTACGGGAGAAGTTG GTTCAAGTGATAATATGGTTTCAAATGAAATGGTTGAGAAATTTCAATTAGAGAGGGTACCTCATAAGAATCCATATAAAGTATCTTGGTATAATGATGATATTAGTTTTTTGGTTAAAGAGCGGGCAAGAGTTGATTTTCAAATTGGTGAATACAAGGAAAGTGTTCTATGTGATGTTTTACCCATGGAGTGTAGCCATATCTTACTTGGTAGACCATGGAAATATGACAACCGTACACTCTACAATGGTAGGGAGAACACTTATACTCTTGATAAGAGTGGAGTACAATATACATTGTTGCCCATGAGTGAAGATGTTAAGGGTAAAGGTAATACTGTGATGTTTGGTAAGAAGACATTGGTTCAAgccaagaaatttttttaa